A genome region from Gigantopelta aegis isolate Gae_Host chromosome 3, Gae_host_genome, whole genome shotgun sequence includes the following:
- the LOC121368900 gene encoding multiple epidermal growth factor-like domains protein 10: MSLVRTNDFGIAVTGKHSLTVDIMGCRNAYLFLSNISAIDVHSGNYYEILLGGSGNGTTSIINDGCFSCKSKAKTERRVLDCASFKTFTVTWNEIGSLQVREGTNMSTKPLMSSSHMTKLKMNYLHLISPGQKVVWRIYVECSVLGLCPSGSFGPDCTSDCGHCKYGTLCHEHNGRCAGCEPGWTGERCDLLCSNGTYGDDCKECGKCLGGVCDTVTGVCTGGCVSGWSGDLCQEVCPPNLFGENCTSACGHCACGTSCNFTSGVCPQGCLPGWKGDRCDKECSSGFYGQGCKQCGHCKQGSVCDKACGACPRGCASGWTGDKCNKPCRPGTYGVGCQPCGHCQDGTRCDAVSGNCPVKCEVGWTGARCDQACAAGKYGDQCRSICGHCVSGTTCDPITGGCPTGCSPGWRMDKCDQGCPHATFGEKCTPCGQCKGGRECDKVTGDCRGQCKPSWTGNRCDRHCDPGTYGDGCKLCGQCKNGAVCHSLTGQCPSGCERGWGGPRCDQATACPRLSNTSTTTPQRVTGGSTTHEPTITYDYINSTIKITTTNKGCVCMPPTTRSTNSVNPFTSSSNITRKSSQIPIKTKESIQSGYISTIVVLTILVPFSIFTTVMWCRSRPRGKPIYYDTATCNPFDTRPDSHNNDVSQFSSEL, from the exons ATGTCTCTGGTCCGCACCAACGATTTCGGTATTGCAGTAACCGGGAAACATTCCCTCACTGTGGACATCATGGGCTGCAGGAACGCTTACCTCTTTCTGTCCAACATCTCGGCTATTGACGTGCATAGTGGTAACTACTACGAGATACTTCTTGGCGGTAGCGGCAACGGCACAACATCCATCATCAACGATGGTTGTTTTTCCTGCAAGTCGAAGGCAAAAACAGAAAGGCGAGTCTTGGACTGCGCCTCTTTCAAGACGTTTACAGTGACGTGGAACGAGATAGGTTCGTTGCAGGTGAGAGAAGGAACCAACATGTCGACCAAACCACTGATGTCCTCCAGTCACATGACAAAGTTGAAAATGAATTATTTACACCTCATATCACCCGGACAGAAGGTTGTGTGGAGAATATATGTTG AATGCTCAGTTTTGGGCCTC TGTCCATCTGGAAGTTTTGGACCCGACTGTACCTCGGACTGTGGACACTGTAAATATGGAACTCTTTGTCACGAGCATAATGGACGGTGTGCAGGGTGTGAACCAGGGTGGACAGGGGAGCGCTGTGACCTAC tttgttCAAACGGAACCTATGGAGATGACTGTAAGGAGTGCGGGAAGTGCCTGGGTGGGGTGTGCGATACAGTGACGGGTGTGTGTACCGGAGGCTGTGTATCGGGATGGTCTGGTGATCTGTGTCAGGAAG TTTGCCCTCCTAATTTGTTCGGTGAGAACTGTACGTCAGCTTGCGGTCACTGTGCCTGTGGAACATCCTGTAATTTTACCAGTGGGGTTTGCCCACAAGGCTGTCTGCCAGGATGGAAGGGCGACAGGTGTGACAAGG AATGTTCTTCCGGATTCTATGGTCAAGGTTGTAAGCAATGCGGTCACTGCAAACAGGGTTCAGTCTGTGACAAGGCTTGTGGGGCCTGTCCAAGGGGATGTGCCTCGGGTTGGACGGGTGACAAATGTAACAAAC CGTGTCGTCCAGGGACATACGGGGTTGGCTGTCAGCCATGTGGGCACTGCCAGGATGGCACGAGGTGTGACGCAGTTTCCGGTAACTGCCCTGTCAAGTGTGAGGTCGGTTGGACTGGTGCTAGATGCGACCAAG CCTGCGCCGCGGGTAAATACGGCGACCAGTGTAGAAGTATCTGCGGCCACTGTGTCTCAGGGACAACCTGCGATCCAATCACAGGGGGGTGTCCCACGGGATGCAGCCCCGGGTGGAGGATGGACAAGTGTGACCAAG GATGTCCGCATGCGACTTTTGGCGAGAAGTGCACCCCCTGTGGTCAGTGTAAGGGTGGGAGAGAGTGCGACAAAGTAACAGGCGACTGTAGGGGGCAGTGCAAACCAAGCTGGACTGGCAATAGATGTGATAGAC ACTGTGATCCTGGAACCTACGGTGATGGCTGCAAACTATGTGGACAGTGTAAAAATGGCGCCGTGTGCCACAGTCTCACCGGACAGTGTCCATCTGGGTGCGAGAGGGGATGGGGCGGTCCCAGGTGTGACCAAG CGACAGCTTGTCCTCGACTGTCTAACACCTCTACAACGACACCGCAGCGTGTGACCGGTGGGAGTACGACCCACGAACCCACGATTACCTACG ATTATATAAACAGCActattaaaataacaactaCAAACAAAGGATGTGTCTGTATGCCGCCTACCACGAGATCCACCAACAGTGTTAATCCTTTCACCTCGTCTTCAAATATCACTCGAA aatcgTCGCAGATACCCATCAAGACAAAGGAATCCATACAGTCtg GGTACATATCTACAATCGTTGTTTTGACGATACTTGTCCCTTTCTCCATCTTCACCACTGTTATGTG GTGTCGTTCACGCCCACGTGGTAAACCTATTTATTACGACACGGCAACATGCAACCCTTTCGATACCCGCCCCGACAGTCATAACAACGATGTCTCCCAATTCAGTTCCGAACTGTGA